In a single window of the Elusimicrobiota bacterium genome:
- a CDS encoding class I SAM-dependent methyltransferase: MVKDLLSHEEIIEKVKEHYRTRYENYRKIDEEIKESEHRRHFGSKINELCRCYQKSINALDIGCGTGRYFSYFHENVEKLVGIDVSMEMLEIARNNPVDKENIKVKNIELVCADIFDAEFADEEYDLICAIGVFGLKVPFNSYICNIIYQMLKREGSLFLTIMDKKSIQIKNSFSYNLAKIIATYLSPVRKIFRHKLFSFYDFYMTENEIRQVFDKSEFESIKITQYKPKVRYSIESLFEIIARKNK; the protein is encoded by the coding sequence ATGGTGAAGGATTTGTTATCCCATGAGGAAATTATTGAAAAAGTGAAAGAGCATTATCGAACACGATATGAGAATTATAGAAAAATAGACGAAGAGATTAAAGAATCCGAGCATAGGAGGCATTTCGGTTCCAAGATTAACGAGTTATGCAGGTGCTATCAGAAAAGTATTAATGCACTTGATATAGGTTGTGGTACGGGGAGGTATTTTTCCTATTTTCATGAAAATGTAGAAAAATTAGTTGGTATTGATGTATCAATGGAAATGCTTGAAATTGCAAGAAATAATCCTGTTGATAAAGAAAACATTAAAGTTAAAAATATTGAACTGGTTTGTGCTGATATATTTGACGCAGAATTTGCTGATGAAGAATATGATTTGATATGTGCTATTGGTGTTTTCGGTTTGAAAGTCCCATTCAATAGTTATATCTGTAATATAATATATCAAATGCTGAAGAGAGAAGGTTCTTTGTTTTTAACAATAATGGATAAAAAATCAATACAAATTAAAAACAGTTTTTCTTATAATCTTGCAAAAATTATAGCAACATATTTGTCGCCGGTGAGAAAAATATTTCGGCATAAATTATTTAGTTTTTATGATTTCTACATGACAGAAAATGAAATAAGACAGGTTTTTGATAAATCTGAATTTGAATCTATTAAAATAACCCAATATAAACCAAAAGTTAGATATTCTATAGAATCACTTTTTGAAATTATCGCACGGAAGAATAAGTAA
- a CDS encoding DegT/DnrJ/EryC1/StrS family aminotransferase, with product MNRQFWRIGKEELHAISKMFESGFTGENRLKLEDEFSKRLGIKYAVSVNSGNSAIHCCLGAIGVGPGDEVIVPPLTFISPAMTVLYTGAVPIFTDINPDTFTIDPKEIERKITRKTKAIIPVSVYGLCADMDPIMKIAKRYKLYVIEDDAESMLAEYKGRLAGTIADMSIFSFERSKHLTTGDGGMIVTDDKELALKARKFSNLGYTTLSARQSESKITKDDVQHPDFKRHDSIGYNYRMPEICAAVARVQLKKADMFIKKRCKIARLYEKAIADSKLITPQKTPKRYKNTYWTYAMLLDTSKVKWEEFRTRFQANGGDRFYAAWKLNYLEPVFENLSFLCPIAEKIQPRIIQLKTNYENLEYAKNQAKILKKTITEFE from the coding sequence ATGAATCGACAATTTTGGAGAATTGGGAAAGAAGAACTGCATGCAATATCAAAAATGTTTGAATCTGGATTCACTGGTGAAAACAGGTTAAAACTTGAAGACGAATTTTCTAAAAGGTTGGGTATAAAATATGCTGTATCAGTGAATTCTGGCAATTCTGCAATTCATTGCTGTCTTGGAGCAATCGGTGTTGGCCCCGGTGATGAAGTTATTGTTCCACCGTTGACATTTATTTCCCCAGCAATGACGGTTCTTTATACAGGTGCTGTTCCTATCTTTACGGATATTAATCCTGATACATTTACTATTGACCCCAAAGAAATAGAACGAAAAATAACCAGAAAAACAAAAGCAATAATACCTGTTTCTGTGTATGGCTTATGTGCTGATATGGACCCGATAATGAAAATAGCAAAGAGGTATAAATTATATGTGATAGAAGACGATGCCGAATCTATGCTGGCTGAGTATAAAGGAAGACTCGCCGGTACAATAGCCGATATGTCAATATTTAGTTTTGAGCGTTCAAAGCATTTAACAACCGGTGATGGTGGAATGATAGTTACTGATGATAAAGAACTTGCATTAAAAGCTAGAAAATTTAGTAATCTTGGCTACACAACTCTTTCAGCCAGACAGTCAGAAAGCAAAATAACTAAGGATGATGTACAGCATCCTGATTTTAAAAGACATGACTCTATTGGCTACAATTATAGAATGCCAGAAATCTGTGCGGCAGTTGCAAGGGTTCAACTCAAAAAAGCAGATATGTTTATAAAAAAACGATGTAAAATTGCCCGGTTGTATGAAAAAGCAATAGCAGATTCAAAACTGATTACACCACAGAAAACACCGAAAAGATACAAGAATACATATTGGACATATGCTATGTTGCTTGATACCTCAAAAGTAAAATGGGAAGAGTTCAGAACGAGATTTCAAGCAAATGGTGGTGATAGATTTTATGCTGCTTGGAAATTAAATTATTTGGAGCCGGTATTTGAGAATTTAAGTTTTCTCTGTCCTATTGCAGAAAAAATACAGCCAAGAATTATTCAGTTAAAAACAAACTATGAGAACCTTGAATATGCTAAAAACCAGGCAAAAATATTGAAAAAAACTATCACTGAATTTGAATAA
- a CDS encoding class I SAM-dependent methyltransferase has product MQETKCIVCNNIKTEKWAQKGDYLSVKCKKCGMVWIEPIPGEEELTKFYQGYYTARVKDKNSWEQRKTMYRIEASWLKNFITAGTILDIGCSDGSFLYQFKDRFECFGIELEKSAVLAAKKKGLNVICGSTESISKFGRKFGCVVLRGTIEHFPNPKKAIYDIIDYVASDGYIFITATPDVSSFCAEMYREKWNQFIPPEHIFYFDINTISILMKQFGFIKIAHHHFYLETPYANPEKDYKKIKEDIRIIYKNGRKKVKISPPFWGSMMTILFRREKNATRK; this is encoded by the coding sequence ATGCAAGAAACTAAATGTATTGTGTGTAACAATATAAAAACTGAAAAGTGGGCACAAAAAGGTGACTACTTATCGGTGAAATGTAAAAAATGTGGAATGGTATGGATAGAACCAATTCCTGGCGAAGAAGAACTTACAAAATTTTATCAGGGGTATTATACTGCCCGAGTTAAAGATAAAAATTCATGGGAACAGAGAAAAACAATGTATAGAATTGAAGCCAGCTGGCTAAAAAATTTTATAACCGCTGGAACAATACTTGATATCGGTTGCAGTGATGGCTCATTTTTATATCAGTTTAAAGACAGGTTTGAATGTTTTGGTATTGAATTAGAAAAAAGTGCGGTCCTGGCGGCGAAGAAAAAAGGTCTGAATGTTATATGTGGTAGCACGGAATCAATATCTAAATTTGGAAGAAAATTTGGCTGTGTTGTATTGAGAGGAACGATTGAACATTTCCCTAATCCAAAGAAAGCGATATACGATATTATAGATTACGTAGCATCTGATGGATATATTTTTATTACCGCAACCCCGGATGTTTCGTCGTTCTGTGCAGAAATGTATCGGGAAAAATGGAATCAGTTCATTCCACCCGAACATATTTTTTATTTTGATATAAATACAATTTCAATATTAATGAAACAGTTTGGGTTTATAAAAATAGCACACCATCATTTTTATCTAGAAACACCATATGCTAATCCAGAAAAAGATTATAAAAAGATTAAAGAAGATATTAGAATTATTTACAAAAACGGTAGAAAGAAAGTAAAAATTTCTCCGCCATTCTGGGGCAGTATGATGACGATACTTTTCAGGAGGGAAAAAAATGCCACAAGAAAGTAG
- a CDS encoding nucleoside-diphosphate sugar epimerase/dehydratase, producing the protein MIKKFIDKSRRPLIIIFHLALIITAYLGAFCLRFEFTFPQENWTAVSKTLPLLVVVKLLFFYFFGLFSGLWRYVSIVDLWNIILANFLSSGVFASAVFFYHTFIGYPRSVFIIDFILCTAFIAGVRFFTRLLREKFQITETVKKKNVLIIGAGQSGIAVLRECQNNPLAGLNVVGFIDDDTAKKGHSIFGVKIFGGKKIIPDIVAKYNVEELILAIPSAKGEVIRSILSYCELTDASIKIVPGFDKIISGRLELKPHKVQPEDLLGRKPVNIDETEISSYLKNKRILVTGAGGSIGSELCRQIARFRPDEIVFFDNHENFIHYLGLEFDLKYPEVKYKTIIGDIRDVGMLRHIFTTYKPQVIFHAAAHKHVPLMEGNPSSAVKVNIIGTRNLIYAANHYKVERFVLISTDKAVNPTSIMGVTKRIAEMILQAKAKVSRTKFIAVRFGNVLGSSGSVVPLFKKQIEEGGPVTVTHPEVKRYFMSIPEAAQLVLQAGALGTGGEIFILDMGEQIKITDLAENMIALSGLKPGKDIEIKFIGLRPGEKLYEEILLDKEKDKVTKNEKIYISQPEKFDAIKIRKEIKVLERLSALTDEAKIIQKVKEMVPNYVPNSNFTDN; encoded by the coding sequence ATGATAAAGAAATTTATTGATAAATCTCGTAGACCGCTTATCATAATATTTCATTTAGCATTAATAATTACTGCATATCTCGGAGCATTCTGCTTGCGGTTTGAATTCACATTCCCACAGGAAAATTGGACTGCGGTTTCTAAAACACTTCCTCTTTTGGTTGTAGTAAAGCTTCTTTTCTTTTATTTTTTTGGATTGTTTTCAGGGCTGTGGCGGTATGTCAGTATTGTTGATTTGTGGAATATAATACTGGCCAATTTTCTTTCCAGCGGCGTTTTTGCATCAGCGGTATTTTTCTATCACACATTCATTGGCTATCCACGGTCTGTTTTCATAATTGATTTCATTTTATGCACGGCGTTTATAGCAGGTGTGCGATTTTTTACTCGGCTTTTGAGAGAAAAGTTTCAGATAACAGAAACAGTAAAAAAGAAAAATGTTTTGATTATCGGTGCAGGTCAATCCGGTATTGCGGTTTTAAGAGAATGTCAGAATAACCCGCTTGCAGGACTGAATGTTGTCGGATTTATTGATGATGACACTGCTAAAAAAGGACATTCAATTTTTGGTGTAAAAATTTTTGGTGGGAAAAAAATTATACCGGATATTGTTGCTAAATATAATGTTGAAGAACTGATTTTAGCGATACCATCTGCGAAAGGTGAAGTGATAAGAAGTATCCTTTCTTATTGTGAACTTACAGATGCAAGTATAAAAATTGTGCCTGGCTTTGATAAAATTATTTCAGGTCGGCTTGAATTAAAACCACACAAGGTTCAGCCTGAAGACCTTTTAGGCAGAAAACCAGTAAATATAGACGAGACCGAAATCAGTTCTTATCTTAAAAACAAACGGATTCTGGTAACAGGTGCAGGCGGTTCAATTGGTTCGGAATTATGCCGTCAGATAGCCCGTTTTAGACCTGACGAAATCGTATTTTTTGACAATCATGAAAATTTTATTCATTATCTCGGGCTTGAATTTGACTTAAAATATCCGGAAGTAAAATATAAAACTATCATCGGTGATATCAGAGATGTAGGTATGCTAAGACATATCTTTACCACCTATAAACCGCAGGTTATTTTTCACGCTGCTGCCCATAAACATGTGCCGCTTATGGAAGGGAATCCATCTTCAGCGGTTAAGGTTAATATTATAGGCACAAGGAATCTTATCTATGCGGCAAATCATTATAAAGTAGAAAGATTCGTCCTGATTTCTACCGATAAAGCGGTAAATCCGACGAGTATTATGGGTGTGACAAAACGAATTGCAGAGATGATTTTACAGGCAAAAGCGAAGGTTAGCAGAACAAAATTCATAGCGGTTCGGTTTGGTAATGTGCTGGGCTCGTCGGGCAGTGTAGTTCCTTTATTCAAGAAGCAGATTGAAGAAGGCGGTCCGGTTACAGTAACGCATCCAGAGGTAAAAAGATATTTTATGAGTATTCCCGAGGCAGCGCAATTAGTATTGCAGGCAGGTGCGCTTGGTACTGGCGGCGAAATTTTTATTTTAGATATGGGTGAGCAGATAAAGATAACGGATTTAGCTGAAAACATGATTGCCTTATCAGGACTGAAACCTGGCAAAGATATTGAGATAAAATTTATCGGGCTTCGTCCGGGCGAGAAACTCTACGAAGAAATACTTTTAGATAAGGAAAAGGATAAAGTGACAAAGAACGAAAAAATATACATATCACAACCGGAAAAATTTGATGCTATTAAAATTCGTAAAGAAATAAAAGTATTGGAACGATTGTCTGCTTTAACAGATGAAGCAAAAATAATCCAGAAAGTCAAAGAAATGGTGCCTAATTATGTTCCGAATTCTAATTTCACAGATAATTAA
- a CDS encoding ATP-binding protein translates to MMNLKEIKQILVDQRQELKDSFKNKKIIEREFLSEYKKLLASGLIKIITGPRRSGKSVLGYQLLADKSFAYVNFDDERLAYLKTGELNLVLEAIYETFQKPDFILLDEIQNILGWELFLNRLKRIGFNLIVTGSNARMLGRELATHLTGRHFALELYPFSFREYLDFHNLDYQKKYFTTQETASIKRHLDNYLLSGGFPEVVQGEDYKKYLTSLYSTILSKDIVLRYKLKYFNTLREFASYLVSNFSRKVTFNKLKNIFSLKSVHTAKNYFSFLYEVYLIFQIERFSYKPKERLTAPRKIYTVDTGMINAISTKFSQEKGYLYENVVAVELIRRKFWRSRDEIYYWQDNNHYETDFLIKDGTGVQQLIQVCYNLEDYDTKKREIFSLLKASEKTKCHRLLVITSDYEGEEKIKGKKIKFIPCWKWLLGKDKE, encoded by the coding sequence ATGATGAACCTTAAAGAGATAAAACAGATTTTAGTTGACCAGCGACAAGAACTTAAAGATTCTTTTAAAAATAAAAAAATTATTGAAAGAGAATTTTTAAGTGAATACAAAAAATTATTGGCGTCTGGTTTAATAAAGATAATTACCGGTCCAAGAAGATCGGGGAAATCGGTTTTGGGTTATCAACTATTAGCGGATAAAAGTTTCGCATATGTGAATTTTGATGATGAGCGGCTCGCTTATTTAAAAACCGGCGAGTTAAACTTGGTGCTTGAGGCAATTTACGAGACATTTCAAAAACCAGATTTTATTCTCCTGGATGAAATTCAAAATATTTTAGGCTGGGAACTTTTCCTGAATCGCTTGAAAAGGATTGGGTTTAACTTAATTGTTACCGGGTCAAATGCCAGGATGCTCGGGCGAGAATTAGCGACCCATCTTACCGGAAGACATTTTGCTTTGGAACTTTATCCCTTTTCTTTCCGTGAATATCTGGACTTTCATAACCTTGACTATCAAAAGAAATATTTTACCACGCAAGAAACTGCCTCAATTAAAAGACATCTGGATAATTATTTATTATCAGGTGGTTTTCCTGAGGTTGTCCAAGGAGAGGACTATAAAAAGTATCTGACTTCTTTATATTCAACGATTTTAAGCAAAGACATTGTTCTGAGATATAAGTTAAAATACTTCAATACGCTAAGGGAATTTGCCAGTTATTTGGTTTCAAATTTTTCCAGAAAAGTTACTTTTAATAAACTAAAAAACATATTTTCTCTGAAAAGCGTTCACACGGCAAAAAATTATTTTTCTTTTTTATATGAAGTTTATTTAATTTTTCAGATTGAAAGATTTTCTTACAAACCAAAAGAAAGATTAACTGCGCCAAGAAAAATTTACACGGTTGATACGGGCATGATAAATGCCATCTCCACCAAGTTTAGTCAGGAAAAGGGCTATCTCTATGAAAATGTGGTTGCGGTTGAATTGATAAGAAGAAAATTCTGGCGGAGCCGGGACGAAATTTATTACTGGCAGGATAACAATCATTACGAAACCGATTTTCTGATTAAGGATGGAACAGGCGTCCAACAACTAATTCAGGTTTGTTACAACCTTGAAGACTATGATACTAAGAAAAGAGAGATTTTCTCTTTGTTGAAAGCTAGCGAAAAAACTAAATGCCATCGTTTGCTTGTCATTACATCTGATTATGAAGGCGAGGAAAAAATTAAAGGTAAAAAGATAAAATTTATTCCTTGCTGGAAATGGCTTTTAGGAAAAGATAAGGAATGA
- a CDS encoding SDR family oxidoreductase, whose protein sequence is MKDKFDEKTIKQKFDLAGNVIIITGGTGLLGEFFACGVAEFGGFPVIVDINQSKCDSLAERIKENYKVETLGIKTDVSNKEDVERMLKLTLARFGRVDVLVNNAQHKPKETFTNRFEEYTVKQWDDVMAVNLRGLFLCTQIIGRQMIKQGKGNIINMASTYGVVSPDQRIYTNTNIGCPAVYSASKGGVIAFTKHMATYWATKNIRVNALSPHGVFANHEALFVKNFSTRSPMNRMSYKDEVVGALIFLASDASSYVTGHNLMVDGGWSIW, encoded by the coding sequence ATGAAAGACAAATTTGATGAAAAAACCATAAAGCAGAAGTTTGACCTCGCAGGCAATGTTATAATAATTACAGGTGGAACAGGTCTTCTGGGTGAATTTTTTGCTTGTGGAGTAGCAGAGTTTGGTGGCTTCCCAGTGATTGTTGATATTAACCAATCAAAATGTGATTCCCTTGCGGAAAGGATAAAAGAAAATTATAAAGTAGAAACGCTCGGGATTAAAACAGATGTTTCTAATAAGGAAGATGTGGAAAGAATGCTTAAACTTACTCTTGCTAGGTTCGGCAGAGTTGATGTGCTGGTTAATAATGCGCAACACAAACCAAAAGAAACATTCACAAATAGGTTTGAAGAATATACAGTAAAACAATGGGACGATGTGATGGCTGTTAACCTGAGAGGTCTTTTCCTGTGTACACAAATTATTGGCAGACAGATGATAAAACAAGGTAAAGGCAATATCATTAATATGGCTTCAACATATGGAGTAGTAAGTCCTGACCAAAGGATTTATACTAATACAAATATTGGATGCCCGGCAGTTTACTCAGCAAGTAAAGGTGGTGTTATAGCTTTTACTAAGCACATGGCAACCTATTGGGCGACTAAAAATATCAGAGTGAATGCACTATCGCCTCATGGTGTTTTTGCAAACCACGAAGCTCTTTTTGTGAAAAATTTTTCAACTCGCTCCCCGATGAATAGGATGTCCTATAAAGATGAGGTTGTAGGAGCGTTAATTTTTCTTGCCTCGGATGCCTCAAGTTATGTAACCGGTCATAATCTGATGGTTGACGGAGGTTGGTCAATATGGTGA
- a CDS encoding GNVR domain-containing protein, with product MTQNDEINLLTVVNPVLKHWKFVVLFSFWVAVISLVMLIFKPGKYTAEVKMFVGQAGGALSRIEALTTRTQSGGGIYSDALGRDRFGFYTEMLKSRGFLLRLANKKISINGQKSETAILDFFKIKGIDNPRVKEETLYNTLVGTIETAADTQTSILTIKITTGKSEVSAELANSIAAELETASLEFLSMRSRARRRFVEEKLKETETRLKESENNLKRFQEMNRAISKSPELQLKEEQLKRAVRMEEELYLSLNKELELTRLEENQDIAPITVLEKAVVPLYKSGPRRLVVLTGSTVGGFCVSIFLVLVNYFFTSIQTQKSTGYEEFQQNLNSIKTDFQKIWVGLSNWNKKKKN from the coding sequence ATGACACAAAATGATGAGATTAATTTGTTAACTGTGGTTAATCCGGTATTAAAACATTGGAAATTTGTTGTTCTTTTTAGTTTCTGGGTAGCAGTAATTTCACTGGTTATGTTGATATTTAAGCCCGGAAAGTATACCGCTGAGGTTAAGATGTTTGTTGGTCAAGCAGGTGGTGCGCTTTCACGAATTGAAGCATTAACCACGCGGACTCAATCAGGTGGTGGAATATATAGCGATGCGTTAGGTCGTGACCGGTTTGGTTTTTATACCGAAATGCTAAAAAGTCGCGGGTTTCTTTTAAGGTTAGCCAACAAAAAAATATCAATAAATGGTCAAAAGTCAGAAACAGCCATTTTAGATTTTTTTAAGATAAAAGGGATAGATAATCCAAGAGTAAAAGAGGAGACACTATATAATACTTTAGTCGGTACAATAGAAACCGCTGCTGATACTCAAACCAGTATTCTAACAATTAAAATTACTACAGGAAAATCAGAAGTTTCAGCAGAACTAGCAAATTCAATCGCAGCAGAATTAGAAACCGCATCGTTAGAGTTTCTTTCTATGCGAAGTCGTGCTAGACGCCGATTTGTTGAAGAGAAACTTAAAGAAACAGAAACCCGGCTGAAAGAATCTGAAAATAACTTAAAAAGATTCCAGGAAATGAACCGTGCTATTAGTAAATCACCGGAATTGCAGTTAAAAGAAGAGCAACTGAAACGAGCGGTCAGAATGGAGGAAGAACTGTATCTGTCATTAAATAAAGAGTTAGAACTTACTCGGCTTGAAGAAAATCAGGATATCGCACCAATTACTGTTCTGGAAAAAGCAGTAGTGCCTTTATATAAGTCAGGTCCGCGTAGATTAGTTGTTCTGACTGGTTCTACAGTAGGTGGTTTTTGCGTTAGTATTTTTTTGGTGCTTGTTAACTATTTTTTTACCAGTATCCAAACTCAAAAGTCAACCGGATATGAAGAATTCCAACAAAATTTAAACAGTATTAAAACCGACTTCCAAAAAATATGGGTTGGTTTAAGTAATTGGAATAAAAAAAAGAAAAATTGA
- a CDS encoding SLBB domain-containing protein — translation MQKQKRVGFLGILVVVISAVFSLFNRVNGEVKYKVLPSTPSTPVLYGYGFFKQKVSPEELVGPVSLNYLIGPGDEIAIDVWGELTFNYLLKVNNEGYIDIPEAGRVFVNGLTYEQLKSRVIGQMAKVYSSQINPYSPGTSRAIVDVTIGKVKGVRITTSGETQTPGAYLIPASQATVFNALIVSGGIKPSGSLRDIRVVKASGKELSFDSYDFLLKGKIDNNVLQLQAGDVVFVPVKGSEVTISGEVKRPAVYELKKGETLNNLIEIAGGFTPVAYPQTVHLVRMEPGKGKSYIDLNNTENKSRDFELTDGDSVTIPKTPQIKEDNFVEIQGEGIKSPGIYAYKPHMTLNELIDKAGGLYQDALSERADLVRTRGDFTTIFSTFSLQTALSTLFLLQPMDKITTYASYELKGGKKYITVRGRVKKPGVYPLSDNLTIKDILYTVGGFDDMDFRKTVCMDKMDLLKYKPDKPEREVISLNLTNVLSGEENDTLQSNDEIVIYENPEFVPLRKVEIKGEVKFPGMYVLQKREERVSDLVKRAGGVLPSGFWQGAQLTRTYENLGRVNLDLKKAIQKRGSSYDPILFDGDQLVIPEKEYVVKVKGEVWTPGVVQYIGKDFDDYLEACGGVKTETGDRKRIRIIYPNGIVKKVRSFWADPPVYEGCTIEVPKRIEKKKEEIITKKEQPTEEKTKESTK, via the coding sequence ATGCAAAAACAGAAAAGAGTTGGTTTTTTAGGTATTTTGGTAGTTGTCATATCTGCTGTGTTTTCGCTATTCAACCGTGTCAATGGAGAGGTAAAATATAAGGTATTGCCATCTACTCCTTCCACACCAGTTCTGTATGGTTATGGGTTTTTTAAGCAGAAAGTATCGCCTGAAGAATTGGTTGGTCCGGTATCGCTTAACTATCTTATCGGTCCTGGTGATGAAATCGCAATAGATGTCTGGGGTGAGTTAACTTTTAACTATCTGTTAAAAGTCAATAATGAGGGTTATATTGATATCCCGGAAGCAGGCAGAGTGTTTGTCAATGGGCTCACATATGAGCAACTCAAAAGCCGTGTTATCGGGCAGATGGCGAAAGTGTATTCCTCGCAGATAAACCCGTACAGTCCCGGTACCTCTCGCGCAATTGTTGATGTCACCATTGGTAAGGTGAAAGGTGTCAGAATAACGACTTCTGGCGAAACGCAGACACCCGGTGCATATCTTATTCCAGCATCACAAGCAACTGTTTTTAATGCACTTATAGTAAGTGGCGGTATAAAGCCGTCTGGCTCGTTAAGGGATATAAGAGTTGTTAAAGCCAGTGGCAAAGAGTTAAGTTTTGATTCATATGATTTTCTATTAAAGGGTAAAATAGACAATAATGTCTTACAACTTCAAGCAGGTGATGTTGTTTTTGTCCCTGTAAAAGGCAGCGAGGTCACAATTTCAGGTGAGGTAAAACGACCTGCAGTTTATGAATTGAAAAAAGGCGAGACATTGAATAACTTGATTGAGATTGCTGGCGGGTTCACACCTGTTGCATATCCACAGACAGTTCATCTTGTTAGAATGGAACCTGGTAAAGGCAAAAGTTATATTGACCTGAATAATACTGAGAATAAATCAAGAGATTTTGAACTTACAGATGGCGACAGCGTAACTATCCCGAAAACACCACAGATTAAAGAAGATAATTTTGTAGAAATCCAAGGAGAAGGTATCAAGAGTCCGGGTATCTACGCGTATAAGCCGCACATGACATTGAATGAGCTGATTGACAAAGCAGGTGGGCTTTATCAGGATGCATTGTCGGAGAGAGCGGATTTAGTACGAACCCGTGGTGATTTTACAACTATCTTTTCTACTTTTTCGTTACAGACGGCATTATCTACACTATTCCTCTTGCAGCCGATGGATAAAATAACAACATATGCTAGCTATGAGTTAAAAGGCGGTAAAAAGTATATCACAGTTAGAGGCAGGGTAAAAAAACCCGGTGTGTATCCGTTAAGCGATAATTTAACTATTAAGGATATCCTTTATACAGTCGGCGGGTTTGACGACATGGATTTTAGAAAAACGGTTTGTATGGACAAAATGGACCTGCTCAAATATAAACCTGATAAACCAGAACGCGAAGTTATCAGTTTGAATTTGACTAATGTCCTTTCTGGCGAAGAAAACGATACTTTACAAAGTAATGATGAGATTGTTATTTACGAGAATCCGGAGTTCGTACCACTACGAAAAGTAGAGATAAAAGGCGAGGTAAAATTCCCGGGTATGTATGTTTTACAGAAACGGGAAGAACGGGTTTCTGATTTGGTCAAACGGGCAGGTGGCGTGTTGCCATCAGGTTTCTGGCAAGGTGCCCAACTGACTCGGACTTATGAAAATTTAGGTCGGGTGAATCTGGACTTGAAAAAAGCAATCCAAAAACGAGGTTCATCTTACGACCCGATTCTGTTTGATGGTGACCAATTAGTTATCCCGGAAAAAGAATATGTGGTTAAAGTTAAAGGCGAGGTCTGGACACCGGGTGTGGTTCAATATATAGGCAAGGATTTTGATGATTATCTTGAGGCTTGTGGTGGTGTAAAAACCGAGACAGGTGATAGAAAACGGATCCGAATAATCTATCCGAATGGTATAGTAAAAAAAGTTCGGAGTTTCTGGGCTGACCCGCCAGTTTACGAGGGCTGCACTATTGAAGTCCCAAAAAGAATAGAGAAAAAAAAGGAAGAAATAATAACCAAAAAAGAACAGCCAACTGAAGAAAAAACTAAAGAAAGCACAAAATGA
- a CDS encoding glycosyltransferase family protein → MYKNKPEKIAAICQARMGSTRLPGKTMMELADGKSLLWHVLNRVKYSKYIDNIIIATSNDPQDRVIVEFAQNENYLVYIGNQYDVLDRYYQSAKKFNSEVIVRITPDDPFKDPEIIDKGIEIFFTEDADFVANYLKPTYPEGIDIEVFSFEVLKIAWQEAKKKYEREHVSPFIYHNKGRFKVIDFHNDTDYSSMRWTIDYKQDFVFAQEVYKRLYKPGKIFLMNDIINLLKREPELTKINSGIERAEGLKKSMKEEGIR, encoded by the coding sequence ATGTATAAGAATAAACCTGAAAAAATAGCTGCAATTTGTCAAGCAAGAATGGGTTCTACAAGATTGCCAGGTAAAACCATGATGGAACTTGCGGATGGCAAATCATTACTCTGGCATGTATTAAACAGAGTCAAGTACTCAAAATATATTGACAATATCATCATTGCAACTTCTAATGACCCCCAAGATAGAGTAATCGTTGAGTTTGCCCAAAATGAGAACTATCTTGTATATATAGGCAACCAGTATGATGTACTGGATAGATATTATCAATCTGCAAAGAAATTTAACTCTGAAGTGATAGTAAGAATAACCCCTGATGACCCTTTCAAAGACCCTGAGATAATTGATAAAGGTATAGAGATATTTTTTACCGAAGATGCAGATTTTGTTGCAAACTATTTAAAACCAACATATCCAGAAGGTATAGATATTGAAGTGTTTTCGTTTGAAGTACTTAAAATTGCCTGGCAGGAAGCTAAAAAAAAGTATGAAAGAGAACATGTATCCCCATTTATTTATCACAATAAAGGCAGGTTTAAGGTGATTGACTTTCACAACGATACTGACTATTCAAGTATGAGATGGACGATTGATTATAAGCAGGATTTTGTATTTGCTCAGGAAGTTTATAAAAGATTATATAAGCCGGGGAAGATATTTCTTATGAATGATATCATAAATCTTCTCAAAAGAGAACCGGAACTTACAAAAATAAATTCAGGTATAGAAAGAGCAGAGGGCTTAAAAAAGAGTATGAAGGAGGAAGGAATTAGATGA